Proteins encoded by one window of Ralstonia sp. RRA:
- a CDS encoding ABC transporter ATP-binding protein yields MSFLRLNHVSKQYGDLRVVQDFNLEVHKGEFVSLLGPSGCGKTTTLQMIAGFAEVSAGTIELDGKNITRAKANARGLGIVFQTYALFPHMTVRENVEFGLEMRKCPPAERRERALQTLALVHLDKHVDRYPRELSGGQRQRVALARALVIKPPVLLLDEPLSNLDAKLREEMQFELREIQRKVGTTTIMVTHDQAEAMSISDRVVVMEAGRITQVDTPLAVYEHPRNAFISTFVGKANLLHASVVSGSDGEIRATVGSVQVALPPGTSAGNSVVLALRPEKMTCTADGTGRCEGRVTERFFLGNQWMYTVDTPLGALLVSAVNDGGAPCDVGQTVGVDWQDQYVRVIGAAGAAA; encoded by the coding sequence ATGAGTTTTCTGCGCCTCAACCATGTCTCCAAGCAGTACGGCGACCTCCGCGTGGTTCAAGACTTCAACCTGGAGGTGCACAAGGGCGAGTTCGTCTCGCTGCTCGGCCCCTCGGGCTGCGGCAAGACCACGACCTTGCAGATGATTGCGGGCTTTGCGGAGGTGTCTGCGGGCACCATCGAGCTGGACGGCAAGAACATCACCCGTGCCAAGGCCAACGCACGCGGCCTGGGGATCGTGTTCCAGACCTACGCGCTATTCCCGCACATGACGGTGCGCGAGAACGTGGAGTTCGGCCTGGAGATGCGCAAGTGCCCCCCGGCCGAACGCCGCGAGCGCGCCCTGCAGACGCTGGCACTCGTACATCTGGACAAGCATGTCGACCGCTACCCGCGCGAGCTCTCCGGCGGCCAGCGCCAGCGTGTTGCCCTGGCACGGGCGCTGGTCATCAAGCCGCCGGTGCTGCTGCTGGACGAGCCGCTGTCCAACCTGGACGCCAAGCTGCGTGAAGAGATGCAGTTCGAGCTGCGCGAGATCCAGCGCAAGGTGGGCACGACCACCATCATGGTCACGCACGATCAGGCCGAGGCCATGTCGATCAGCGACCGCGTGGTCGTCATGGAAGCCGGGCGCATCACGCAGGTGGATACGCCGCTGGCGGTGTACGAGCACCCGCGCAATGCGTTCATCTCCACCTTTGTCGGCAAGGCCAATCTGCTGCATGCGTCGGTGGTGTCAGGCAGCGATGGCGAGATCCGCGCGACCGTCGGGTCGGTTCAGGTGGCGTTGCCGCCGGGCACCTCTGCCGGCAACTCCGTCGTGCTGGCGCTGCGCCCTGAAAAGATGACCTGCACCGCTGACGGCACCGGCCGCTGCGAAGGCCGCGTGACCGAACGCTTCTTCCTCGGCAATCAGTGGATGTACACCGTCGATACCCCGCTGGGCGCGTTGCTCGTGTCGGCCGTCAACGACGGCGGCGCGCCGTGCGATGTCGGTCAGACCGTGGGCGTGGACTGGCAGGACCAGTATGTGCGAGTCATTGGCGCCGCGGGGGCCGCAGCATGA
- a CDS encoding IclR family transcriptional regulator, with translation MASDFEDDAHQRSAMHRTFQILRTMAEQQHQGVRVTYLAKTLGMTPATTHRLLQGLTQEGMVEQDQQNKLYRLSLDLFCLAAQAGTVNDLRAVARPALLRLNASLGDTVLLLVRSGFDAVCLDRVEGQYPIRTFTGDVGGRIELGVGQGAMVILAHLPEAEQEEVLRYNLPRIRHYSVYDEVYLRSEVRKAREQGYSAKTDGLLEGMAGIAVPVFDRNGNVVAALSVGTLVNRLSADRLPIVVDMLLREANRLTTQINPFDPTLRRPMHSMAVSDAYRAI, from the coding sequence ATGGCTTCTGATTTCGAAGACGACGCGCATCAGCGCAGTGCCATGCACCGCACCTTCCAGATCCTGCGCACCATGGCGGAGCAGCAGCACCAAGGTGTGCGTGTCACCTACCTGGCCAAGACGCTGGGCATGACCCCCGCCACAACGCACCGCCTGTTGCAGGGCCTGACGCAGGAAGGCATGGTCGAGCAGGATCAGCAGAACAAGCTGTACCGGCTGAGCCTGGATCTGTTCTGCCTGGCGGCCCAGGCGGGCACGGTGAACGATCTGCGCGCGGTGGCGCGGCCGGCCTTGCTGCGCCTGAATGCCAGCCTGGGCGACACGGTGCTGCTGCTGGTGCGTTCGGGCTTCGATGCGGTGTGCCTTGACCGCGTGGAAGGCCAGTACCCCATTCGCACCTTTACGGGCGATGTCGGCGGCCGGATCGAACTGGGCGTGGGCCAGGGCGCGATGGTGATCTTGGCGCACCTGCCCGAGGCAGAACAGGAGGAGGTGCTGCGCTACAACCTGCCGCGCATCCGGCACTACAGCGTGTATGACGAGGTCTACCTGCGCTCCGAAGTCAGAAAGGCCCGCGAACAGGGCTACAGCGCCAAGACGGATGGGTTGCTCGAAGGCATGGCGGGCATTGCCGTGCCGGTGTTCGATCGCAACGGCAACGTGGTGGCCGCGCTGTCGGTCGGCACGCTCGTCAACCGCCTGAGCGCCGACCGGCTGCCCATCGTGGTCGACATGCTGCTGCGCGAGGCCAACCGGCTGACCACGCAGATCAACCCGTTTGATCCGACGCTGCGTCGGCCCATGCATTCCATGGCGGTGAGCGACGCGTATCGTGCGATCTGA
- a CDS encoding FAD-binding oxidoreductase: MTPDNLIPALRDIVGAAHVLTGDACIEYETDWRQRLQGKALCVVRPGSTAEVAEVMRACAQAGVSIVPQGGNTGLVEGSVPSGGGQQVILSLRRMQAVRAIDLANMTVTVEAGCVLQSLQEAVQDAGMLFPLSLGAEGSCTIGGNLATNAGGTQVVRYGNARELCLGLEVVLADGQVWEGLQGLRKDNTGYDLRNLFIGSEGTLGIITAATLRLYPQPAAQLTAWAAVPSLEAATALLALSHRHLSSALTGFEVMNQEGLKLVDEHYPHLRVPMWRDTMWCVLLEASDSESEAHARAQFEHLLETAMEDDIVTDAIIAENLRQAHDLWHIRESITLAQAAEGLNIKHDVSVPISCIPEFVAQTDAQLQALAPGVRLINFGHLGDGNLHYNMQAPAGADAAAFIAAHEATISDAVYQAVHRFGGSISAEHGIGALKRDKLPHYKTPVALQLMRTIKQALDPQCLLNPGRVLAAEPTQ; the protein is encoded by the coding sequence ATGACACCCGACAACCTGATCCCTGCCTTGCGCGACATCGTGGGGGCCGCCCATGTTCTGACCGGCGATGCGTGCATCGAATACGAGACCGATTGGCGCCAGCGCCTACAAGGCAAAGCGCTGTGCGTAGTACGACCCGGCTCTACCGCAGAAGTGGCCGAGGTGATGCGTGCATGCGCCCAGGCCGGCGTCTCGATCGTGCCGCAGGGTGGCAATACGGGCCTGGTGGAAGGCTCGGTACCCAGTGGAGGTGGCCAGCAGGTCATCTTGAGCCTGCGCCGCATGCAGGCCGTACGCGCCATCGACCTCGCCAACATGACGGTTACGGTGGAAGCAGGTTGTGTGCTCCAGTCTCTGCAGGAGGCAGTACAGGACGCGGGGATGCTGTTTCCGCTGAGCCTGGGTGCCGAGGGCAGTTGCACCATCGGCGGCAACCTGGCGACCAACGCGGGCGGCACGCAGGTGGTGCGCTACGGCAATGCGCGCGAGCTGTGCCTGGGGCTGGAAGTGGTACTGGCCGACGGGCAAGTCTGGGAAGGCCTGCAGGGCCTGCGCAAGGACAACACCGGTTACGACCTGCGCAACCTGTTCATCGGCAGCGAAGGCACGCTGGGCATCATCACGGCGGCCACGCTGCGGCTGTATCCGCAGCCCGCAGCGCAGTTGACGGCTTGGGCCGCGGTGCCCTCGCTGGAGGCGGCCACGGCGCTGCTGGCCTTGTCGCATCGGCATCTGTCTTCTGCGCTCACGGGCTTTGAAGTGATGAACCAGGAGGGGCTCAAGCTCGTTGACGAGCACTACCCCCATCTGCGCGTACCGATGTGGCGCGACACGATGTGGTGCGTCTTGCTGGAAGCATCCGACAGCGAATCCGAAGCACACGCCCGGGCACAGTTCGAACACCTGCTAGAGACCGCGATGGAAGACGACATCGTGACAGACGCCATCATCGCGGAGAACCTCCGCCAGGCGCATGATCTGTGGCACATCCGCGAGAGCATCACGCTGGCGCAGGCGGCCGAGGGCCTCAACATCAAGCACGATGTGTCTGTGCCGATCTCATGCATTCCCGAGTTCGTGGCGCAAACCGATGCACAACTCCAAGCACTGGCGCCGGGCGTGCGACTGATCAACTTCGGGCACCTGGGCGATGGGAACCTGCACTACAACATGCAGGCGCCGGCCGGTGCAGATGCGGCCGCATTCATCGCGGCGCATGAGGCAACGATCAGCGATGCGGTCTATCAGGCCGTTCACCGGTTTGGCGGATCGATCTCGGCAGAGCACGGCATTGGCGCGCTCAAGCGCGACAAGCTTCCCCACTACAAGACGCCCGTGGCGCTGCAGTTGATGCGCACTATCAAGCAGGCGCTGGACCCGCAGTGTTTGCTGAACCCCGGCCGGGTGCTTGCCGCAGAACCCACTCAGTGA